The genome window GGCACCGTGAAGCAGGCCGATGTGATTGTGGTGATGGAGGCAGGGCGGATCGTGGAGCAGGGCAGCCACAGGGAACTGAGCGCCCGGGAGGGGAGCTTGTATCAGCAGCTATGGCTCAATCAGGTGGGGGCCGGGGTGGATGACTGATCCAGCTTCATGCCGCCCCTGGCGGCTCCCACAACACCATCCCTGCCCTGGCGATGTGCTCCAACAGGGTGGGGTGGTCGATCAGATGCAGGAGTTGCAGATCGATCCGCCAGGGCAGCAGCAGATCATCGAGTTCAGCGCCAAGCTGCAGCAGCTCGCCCAGCCCCAGGGCCGGGGCCTGAAGGCACAGGTCGATGTCGGATCCGGAGCGGTGCCGGCCCAGCGCCCGTGACCCGTAGAGAATCACTCGCTGCACCGCTGGATGGAGGTGGATCCTCTCCAGCACCAGGGTTGTGGCCTCCACCGGAAGCCCAGGGATGCCGGTTTCAATCGGTTCTAGGGATGCTGTCAACGCTGCCTGGCCCGCTTCGCCATCTCATCATGCAGAGCCTGCAGCTCCAACCCATACGCTTCCACAATCAGGCCTGCGATCTCTTGAGCCAGGGAGGGGTTGTAGGTGTGGCTGGTGAGATTGCGGCTGCGGATCATCGCCATCCACACGTTTTCGCAGCCCGGTCTGAGCAGATCCCTCACCACGGCTTCCCGCACCGCATCCCGCGAACCGCTGATCCCGCTCACGCCCTGATCCACCAGAAAATCCTTCAACAGCTGCCAGCTCAGTTCATGGCTGAATTCGAAAGCTTGGATCAACCCCTGCTCCTCCAGCTCATTGAGAGGGCGAGAGCGGGCCGTGGCGATAGCCCGTTGCAGAGTGGCAAGGGCGCGACCGTAGTTGTCAAGCCGTTGCAGCCAGCGCACATCCGCTTCCGCCATGGCTGCAGCTGTTCCAAACACCTGGGTGAGTCTGGCCCACGCCGCAGAGCCATTCAGAGCGCTTTCGCTACGTTGTACCCACGGCAGACCTGGGGCGATGACTCTCACCACCAGCCCAGCCACCAGCCTCTCGTTTGATGCCCTAATAGCCTGCTTCTGTTCCAGCTGCAGCGCTTTGCTGGAGAGGCGGGCGGCTGGAAGGTGTTCGACAGCTCGGGAGGCTTCCGCCTGCCTGATGGCCCCGTGCTCAGCCCCGATGCCTCTGTGATTCGTCTGGAACGGTGGCAAGCTCTGAGCCCCGAGCAGCGCCGGGGCTTTCCGCCCCTCTGCCCCGATCTGGTGGTGGAACTGGCCAGCCCC of Cyanobium sp. ATX 6F1 contains these proteins:
- a CDS encoding nucleotidyltransferase domain-containing protein, which gives rise to MEATTLVLERIHLHPAVQRVILYGSRALGRHRSGSDIDLCLQAPALGLGELLQLGAELDDLLLPWRIDLQLLHLIDHPTLLEHIARAGMVLWEPPGAA
- a CDS encoding nucleotidyltransferase substrate binding protein — its product is MAGLVVRVIAPGLPWVQRSESALNGSAAWARLTQVFGTAAAMAEADVRWLQRLDNYGRALATLQRAIATARSRPLNELEEQGLIQAFEFSHELSWQLLKDFLVDQGVSGISGSRDAVREAVVRDLLRPGCENVWMAMIRSRNLTSHTYNPSLAQEIAGLIVEAYGLELQALHDEMAKRARQR